DNA sequence from the Staphylococcus epidermidis genome:
ATTCAATCCTGAGAATTATGAATGGACAAAAGATGTTGGAGATACATTTAACATTGGTGATATCTATCCACCCTTAGTAAAATCACATTCGTATGTTGGAAATGTAACTTCATCACTGGCTAAAGAATTAGGATTATCTAGTGATGTTGCTGTATATGCTGGGGGTGGTGATAATGCATGTGGTGCAATTGGTGCTGGTGTCATCCATGATAAAAGTGCATTATGTAGCATAGGTACTTCAGGTGTTGTATTAAATGTTGAATACCAACGTGTGACCTCATATGATAGTAATTTACACTTATTCAATCATAGTGTTCCAGATACTTATTACGCAATGGGAGTAACGTTGGCAGCAGGCTATAGTTTAAACTGGTTAAAACAAACTTTTTTTGAAAATGAATCTTTTGAAGAGATTTTAAATTTAGCTGCATCTTCAAAGATAGGTGCCAATGGACTACTATTTACACCTTACTTAGCTGGAGAACGTACGCCACATGGTGATGCTCAAATACGTGGAAGTTTTATAGGTATCAGTGGGCAACATACTAAAGCTGACTTTGCGAGAGCAGTAATCGAAGGCATAACGTATTCTTTATATGATTCTATAAAGATTATGAGACGAGCTGGTCATGAAATGAACTCTATCACTTCAATCGGTGGTGGTGCTAAGAGTAGATTTTGGTTACAACTTCAAGCTGATATTTTTAATGTGCAAATAAAAAGATTGAAGCATGAAGAAGGCCCAAGCATGGGAGCGGCAATTTTAGCGGCATACGGTCTAGGATGGTTTAAAACAATTGAGTCTTGTGTAGAGGCATTTATTAAAGTAGACGAGGTGTTTGAGCCGAATAATGAAAATCATGACCTTTATGAACAATACTATTCAGTTTATGAAGCTATATATAAACAAACGAAACAGCTTACTGCTGATTTGTTAACGATAACGAATTAAATATTAAAGACTTATCGCTCACTTTTAATGGCGATGAGTCTTTTTATTATAGTCAATTATAAGGAAATGAAAAAAATAATTATATTTATTAACAGTAAATACAATTATGTCGAAGAAAAGTTCAAAAATTGAAAAACTGTCTACTAAAAATGATAAGTAAAAATTTAATTATTAAAATGAATATTGACATTGATTTAAATTATACGTTTAATATAGGTATCATTTTTAAGATTTGAGCAATCAAGACTATATAAGCATCGAGAGGATGATACTATGTTTATTTCAAAACAAGAATTATATGAAAAGTTACAATATGTTACGCCAAGAACGTTTGCCTACTTGAATGAAATAGATTATTATAACTTATTAATGATAATTGAAGAGCATCAAATATCTATTCCACCGATTCATCAACTTCGAAAAACATTGCGAGGAAGTAAAATTATGAAGCCTAAGAATCGCGTAGACAATTGTTATATTCATTTAAAGGATGAAATTCCGACCCCTATTAACAATGAACAATTAAGTTTCCTGCATTTTTATCCACGTCAGCAAATACATTTAATTTTGAGTGCTTATTCTAGAATGAAAAGTCTAAAGTTACAATCTCAAAAACATTGTTTAAAGCTCAAATTCCCCTTAGATCAGCATTCTATTCGTAAAGAAATTACACCACCTCAAAGCTCTGATAAAGACAATGATATTTTAATTTGTCTATTACAAAAATTAATCAACGAAATTACCAAATGTCAAGTTCCTGTTTCTCTAAAGAATAATTCTTTCGAAATAAAACTACCAAACTATATCATAAAGGTTGATTTAAACTATCACGAACAGCAAGACCATTTATATCCATTACAATATAGCATCCACGCATGGCATAGAGATTTCCAATATCTCGAAATCTCAAATACCTTCACAATACCGTCTTTGAATGATCTTATTTTCCATATACAAAAGCTTTTTTTACTTATATTTCAATTACCTGAACATCTCGCGAGACAAGAATATTCATTGAGTCAATATTATTTTTACTCGCAATGCCATACAAAAAATTAAATAGACACTTAAAATATTTGATAGTGAGATGTCGAGCACCACCATAAAAGGTACGAAAGGTAAGTTATAAGAAGGTTAAAGTATGATAAAATTCGTTTCATTTATTTGATATTAAGTCATTAAAACACATTATTTAACATAAACATTCATATTGCTTAGAATCTATACCATAAAATTACGTGTAGATTCTCAATCTTTTCGCAATCATTGATTGAAATGGAATTTTTGGTTCATAAAGTTTTTTATAAACTCAGTCAATAAGAGCGATAGAGCGGGACATAGAATTTTTAGATGAATTCAGTTCCGCTCCTTTTTTAATTGTGACTAATTTTTTACAAACATGACTTTTAGCGTTAGAATACATGGAGTCATCTTAGTTATGCATTGACAAAATATTGAATCATTGTGATTAACTTTTTACTTTTACAGTATTTAAAGTAGATAAATAAAACCAATTAACTAAAAAAAGTAATTTGAAACTATCGTAAAATATAAAATTCGTGTATATAAATGTTTTAGGAAGACTATTAAAACGATTTTGTGAATTAATTCACAATATAGACTTAATTGTGTTCAATAAATTGTTGAAATCGCTTTCTTTAGGGTGTACGATAACTATGGCCTAAAAATAAAGAAAGAAGGTTTTGGGGAAATGGATATTATTTTAGGAGTAGGGACTTTAGTACTCGTTCTTATTATCATGACGCTTTTCTTAAATTTTGCGCCATATGGTAAACAAGGTTTACAAGCTTTATCAGGGGCTGCTTGTGCCACGTTTTTACCACAGGCGTTCTTAAGTTACGCAATTGGTGGCGTATTCCATGTTAAATTTTTCCAAGAAATTGGTGATCTAGCAGGGAGTTTAAGTGGTATAGCTGTTGGTATATTAACTTGTCTAAAGTTAGAAGTGTCTCCAGTATTTGCAGTCATTGTAGGTTTAGTATTACATGACTCAAAATTATTACCTGCGTTTATCGCAGCGTATGTTGTTGCATTTGGAATCAAGTTTGTTGAGAAAAAAGTTCCAGAGGGACTAGATTTAATTGTTGTTATTTTATTGGCTCCAGCAGTTACATTTGGTCTTGCAAACTTAATTTCTCCAGGGGTTATTGCAGTACTTAAACAAATTGGTAGTGCAATCACTTCAGTAGGTGATAACAACCCATATGCATTAGCAGTCATTTTAGGACTTGTTATTCCTGTAACTGGTATGACGCCATTAAGCTCAATGGTGCTTACAAGCTTATTAGGTTTAACTGGTATTCCAATGGCAATTGGTGCATTAACATGTACAGGAGCATCTTTTGTTAATGGAATCTTATTTAGCAAATTAAAAATTGGTAATAAAGGTAATGCCTTCGCGGTATTTGTAGAACCGTTAACTCAAATTGACTTAATTGCCAAATATCCACTACAACTGTTTGGTGCGAATGCCATTATTGGTGTTGTAAATGCTTGTATTGTCACATACAGTGGACTAATTATTGATATTAAAGGTATGGCAACACCTATAGCAGGTGCTATTGTACTTTATGGCTTTAACGACGCTGTAAGATCTACAATTACAATTATCGCAGTAGCAATTGCAAGTGTGATATTAGCGTACGTTATTAGTGCTATTATTAATAAATTTAACTTGATGAATGTCGGATTCAAGTTACCACGTAGAAAAAACCAAGTTAAGGAGAGTGTTTAATGATGGCTAAAAGCTATGATTATCAAAGTGCTTTCGATATTATTGGACCAGTAATGATGGGACCTTCAAGTTCTCATACAGCAGGTGCAGTAAAAATTGGTAATTCAGCGAGAGCTGTGTTAGGAGATATGCCTAAGCATATAGAAATTCGTTATTATGAATCTTTTGCTAAAACGCATCAAGGGCATGGTACAGACGTTGCTATTGTCGGTGGTGCTATGGGCTACAGCACTTTCGATAGTAGAATTAAATCATCCTTAGACATAGCAAAAGATGAAAATATTACAATTGATATTATTGAAGATGAAGGAGAAAGTATTGGTCAACATCCTAACTGTGCTTATATCAAAGCAAATACGAAAGACGGACGTTATATAGAAGTGATAGGTATTTCTATTGGTGGCGGTACAATCAAACTAAAAGGTATCAATGTAAATGGTTTAAATGTGGAACTAAATCATGGGCTTCCAATGTTAGTTATAGATGGAAATATGAATAAAGCTAAAATAAATCATCTTATTAATGATTTATCAGATATGGACTTAGACTTAGGTGAAGAATTAATAGAAACAAATGATAATGAAGGTTTAGTTGTATTTCCTTTAAATAAAGCAATCTCAGAATCAGCATTAAATATTATTAAAGATAAACATAGTGATTTAAACGTTTCCTATATCAAATAGAGGGGGATTAACATGTTTGATTCAATTAGAGAGACAATAGATTATTCAGTTGAAAATAACATCAGTTTTGCTGATATGATGATTAATGATGAAATGGAAAGAGAAGGTAAATCTCGCGAAGAAGTGCGTGATTTAATGAGACAAAACTTAAATGTTATGCGTGAGGCAGTTGAAAAAGGTACGACTGGCGATGGTGTGGAAAGTGTAACAGGTTATACAGGTCATGATGCTGCTAAACTTCGAGATTACAACGAGAATAATCATGCATTATCAGGTCATGAAATGATTGATGCAGTCAAAGGTGCAGTTGCAACGAACGAAGTCAATGCAGCAATGGGTATTATTTGTGCTACTCCGACAGCTGGTTCCTCGGGAACGATTCCCGGCGTAATATTTAAATTAGAAAAAACTCATAATATTACTGAAGATCAAATGATAGATTTTCTATTCACATCAGCTTTATTCGGGCGAGTAGTTGCAAACAACGCGAGCGTTGCCGGTGCAACTGGTGGTTGTCAAGCCGAAGTGGGTTCGGCATCTGCAA
Encoded proteins:
- the xylB gene encoding xylulokinase; amino-acid sequence: MVKEVVLGIDLGTSAIKIIAVDQLGNVIESVSETLKLYQEHPGYSEQDPNEWFEATKKGIKELIQSTEMSDKIVKGISFSGQMHGLVIVDDNGIPLRKAILWNDTRNSIQCRQIEDIYGERLNYNPILEGFTLPKMLWVQQHEPEIWNRVDVFMLPKDYLRYCLTQTIHMEYSDACSTLLFNPENYEWTKDVGDTFNIGDIYPPLVKSHSYVGNVTSSLAKELGLSSDVAVYAGGGDNACGAIGAGVIHDKSALCSIGTSGVVLNVEYQRVTSYDSNLHLFNHSVPDTYYAMGVTLAAGYSLNWLKQTFFENESFEEILNLAASSKIGANGLLFTPYLAGERTPHGDAQIRGSFIGISGQHTKADFARAVIEGITYSLYDSIKIMRRAGHEMNSITSIGGGAKSRFWLQLQADIFNVQIKRLKHEEGPSMGAAILAAYGLGWFKTIESCVEAFIKVDEVFEPNNENHDLYEQYYSVYEAIYKQTKQLTADLLTITN
- a CDS encoding PTS sugar transporter subunit IIC, with the translated sequence MDIILGVGTLVLVLIIMTLFLNFAPYGKQGLQALSGAACATFLPQAFLSYAIGGVFHVKFFQEIGDLAGSLSGIAVGILTCLKLEVSPVFAVIVGLVLHDSKLLPAFIAAYVVAFGIKFVEKKVPEGLDLIVVILLAPAVTFGLANLISPGVIAVLKQIGSAITSVGDNNPYALAVILGLVIPVTGMTPLSSMVLTSLLGLTGIPMAIGALTCTGASFVNGILFSKLKIGNKGNAFAVFVEPLTQIDLIAKYPLQLFGANAIIGVVNACIVTYSGLIIDIKGMATPIAGAIVLYGFNDAVRSTITIIAVAIASVILAYVISAIINKFNLMNVGFKLPRRKNQVKESV
- the sdaAB gene encoding L-serine ammonia-lyase, iron-sulfur-dependent subunit beta, with the translated sequence MAKSYDYQSAFDIIGPVMMGPSSSHTAGAVKIGNSARAVLGDMPKHIEIRYYESFAKTHQGHGTDVAIVGGAMGYSTFDSRIKSSLDIAKDENITIDIIEDEGESIGQHPNCAYIKANTKDGRYIEVIGISIGGGTIKLKGINVNGLNVELNHGLPMLVIDGNMNKAKINHLINDLSDMDLDLGEELIETNDNEGLVVFPLNKAISESALNIIKDKHSDLNVSYIK
- the sdaAA gene encoding L-serine ammonia-lyase, iron-sulfur-dependent, subunit alpha, which translates into the protein MFDSIRETIDYSVENNISFADMMINDEMEREGKSREEVRDLMRQNLNVMREAVEKGTTGDGVESVTGYTGHDAAKLRDYNENNHALSGHEMIDAVKGAVATNEVNAAMGIICATPTAGSSGTIPGVIFKLEKTHNITEDQMIDFLFTSALFGRVVANNASVAGATGGCQAEVGSASAMAAAAAVSIFNGSPEQSGHAMALAISNLLGLVCDPVAGLVEIPCVMRNAIGSGNALISADLALAGVESQIPVDEVIGAMDRVGRNLPASLRETGLGGLAGTPTGEKIKRKIFGEADNMVKNK